The genome window AGGTGTCCCTGACATACAGGCACAGTGCTTACACACTCAGAATGGAATGCATGGTTAACTCAGTTTGAGATGGATTTGGGCTTCTGAGACTGTGATACCTTGATACCCTACTGCCTCTAAGCCATTGATCCGGTCCTGCCAATTGGATTCTATTGAACTGATCCCGACTGGCTCGTACCACTGAGATAAGAATGGGGATGACTCACCGGTGGCTCTGTATAGGGGCTCAAGCCAGGCTGCCTCCTTTATCCCTCTGGCACAGTGAAGACaggcctctctctttcccctcttctaCGAATCCATCCATCCTCACTGTACACTACAGCTGGGAGAGAACACATACCACAGCGGCTCTAACTCATCCCGTTCTGTTCACCACACTCACTGTTGACCACATCCCCAGGCCACTCGAAGAGCACCAATTGGCACtcgtcaatatttgcagtgttccCGCGGCTACCAGGATATATTGTCATTCCATCATTAGTATTTCCCCCCATTGCTCTCATTGTATTAAAAAGGTTTAAGATACTTGAGCGCTCACAATAATATCACATCTGTTGTCTCATTAATCAGAGATATTTTCGTgaagacgggttggttgtttagcaacaaaaccaacGCATgcacaactatggggcaaaacagacagggttggcttagattgttgacaacatgtaaactgtattttgtctccaatgtttattgaaaacataaatacatttgcacaatcaGCACTTGTCTCTTAaataaggagatgatcgtggactacaggaaaaggaggacagagcacgcccccattctcatcgatggggctgcattggagcaggttgagagcttctagTTCCTTGGCGTCTtcatcactaacaaactaacatggtccaagcacagcaagacagtcgcgaagagggcacgacaaaacctattccccctcagtagactgaaaagatttggcatgggtcctcagaaggTTATACAgccgcaccatcgagagcatcctgacgggttgcatcactgcctggtatggcaactgctcagcctccgaccgcaagtcactacagagggtagtgcgtacggcccagtacatcactggggccaagcttcctgccatccaggacctctataccaggcggtgtcagaggaaggccctaaaaattgtcaaagactccagccaccctagtcatagactgttctctctgctaccgcacggcaagcggtaccggagcgccaagtctaggtccaagaggcttctttaATAACGCTACCTACATATTATTACTTCAAGTACCTCGacaaaccggtgcccccgcacattgcctctgtaccggtacccccggtatatagcctcgctattgttattttactgctgctctttaaaattatttgttactttcattttatttttttgtatttttcttaactgcattgttggttaagggcttgtaagtaagcatttcactgtaaggtctacacctgttgtattcggtgcacgtgacaaataacatttgataccctgatgaagacagcttggacATAAAtgtttttgcatctgagctcctagagtgtgcggctctcctttattttttaagtattcggcgcatgtgacatgcgatttgatttgaaatacattgttacagttggtTAGGTAGCTAGCATATTTGAGCCACTTACAATTCAcattgtcagctaacccatctatgaGACATGTAGGAGGCTTGCAAGTGCATGACATTGACAATCAAGATGATCACGATGACACATACTGTAGGTCACTGACAGGCTGAAAGAGCATTGTTCATTCCAGGGAGGCCATAGAACACAACCAATCTCTTCCAGGACACAGCTGGGTCTtcacccttacaaaaaaagattgcagttttgaaactgcagtaaaagtacAGTAACTGTAGTTGACTGCTATTTTGGaggcagtaattgcagaataactgcagtgtactgcagttatactgcactctaactgcatTTATACTacaaaattactgcagtaaaaaaaaacggttattttggatgcagtatttgcagcatactgcagttatactgcactctaattAAGTAATAAgacacgagggggtgtggtatatggccaataaaccaCGGCTAAGGGATGTTCTTAGGCACTGCgcaaccccagaggtgccttattgctattataaactggttataatacatgcagtaaaaatacatgttttgtcatacccgtggtatacggtctaatataccatggctgtcagccaatcagtattcagggctTGAAGCACCAAGTTTATAACTACAGTTATAttgcagtgtactgcagttatactgcactctgactgcaatatTTTTTCCCAAgggcagtgttggggagtagtgaactacatgtagttcaactagtaatttaactcatttctgcagtagcttggtggtagttgaactaaataaaatctaggtagtgttttcaCTAGTTAATTGCTTACTACTGGAACCACACACTACTTTTaatgcaaaaacctgagaaaatatggGTGAAGTGGGCATTAATTTACATTCTATAAACATATGACCCCAAAGGTATCGGTCTTGCAATTTGTattctatgacatttcagatctACATATGATAATCTTTcacaaagtagtttggatgtagtgaactactttttcaaggtaactttagttaagtaaactatatgtttcttaagggtagctttagtgcAGCTTAACcttcttccagtgtgaaataattggtagcttggtaaactatatgtttcttaagggtagctttagtgtagcttaaccttcttccagtgtgaaataattggtagcttgggaaactatattttcagagtatcttctccaacactgttggTCTTATCCTGACGGATGACCCGCCTGTGCTGCCCATTGTGATCGGAATGTTAATGAGAGGAGCAGAGGACGGTTTTGTTTACAGCCAATGAAATGGCGCTGCCAAAAAGAAGACAACGGCAGAGAGGTTGGATGGGATGTGATGGACTGAATGAGCCAGGCACTCTAAAAATATGACTTAAACTTTCCAACAAAGCCTGATAAAGTCAGCCAACCCCCGCAGGGCCGAGTTAGACACAGCGTGATGACTACATGCTAAAGCTCTGTTCACAGCCAGACATCTGTGGGTCATTTTGAGGCAGCCATTTTCCACACACTTCCCTCAGACCCTTGGCATGCCGGTGCTAAGCCCCTTGCCTGGTTGGGTCTGATTAGAGGACAGAACTCGTACTGGGATGCCAGCttgaacatgtatttttcttaGCTTGGATGATGGATAGGTTTTGTGTGTCTGGGTGCCTGCTAGACAGGGCCATGTTTTGTCAACATGACAGTGTGTGTTaatggcagtggtggaaaaagtacccaattgtcataccttaatagaaaatgactcaagtaaaagtcacccagtaaaatactacttgagtaaaagtctaaaagtatttggttttaaatatacttaagtatcaaaagtataaatcatttaaaattccctatattaagcaaaccagacagcaccatttttttttttttttttttttttttttttttttaaatttacggctagccaggggcacactccaacactcaagcataatttacaaacgaagcatttgtgtttatcgagtccgccagatcagaggcagtagggatgagcaggAATGTTCTCTTTATACGTGCATGAATTTGAACGTTTTCCTGCCCTGCTAGCCATTCAAAACGTAACGAGTACTTTcggatgtcagggaaaatgtatggagtaaaaagtacattattgtctttaggaatgttgtgaaataaaagtagtgaaaaatataaatagtaaagtacagataccacaaaaaactacttaagtactttacaccactggttaatGGCAGTGTGAGGACGTTTGGAGAGCCCTGAGTCATTATTCAGGTCTGGCTGCATGCATTGTAGATGGCTGAGGAACAAGTTTCAAGTTCAAGCTTTAATGTCATGTGCACAAGTAACACTTTtgctttggttactacatgattccatatgtgttatttcatagttttgacgtcttcactattattctacaatgtagaaaatagtaaaaataatgaaaaaccctggaatgagtcagtgtgtccaaacttttaactggtactgtatatatgactTGTTCCCCAAGGTAAATGTGATTGTTGTTTGTACAGGGCCGAGGAGCTACTCTACTTCCACCATGACTGAACGCTTTGACTGTTACTATTGCCGTGACAACCTGCATGGGAAGAAGTATGTGATGAAGGATGAGAAGCACGTGTGTACAAAGTGCTTCGACAAACTCTGTGCCAACACATGCGCCGAATGCCGTCGCCCCATTGGGGCTGATGCCAAGGTGGGTATTGTGTATGtccttgtgagtgtgtgtgtacccttAAATGTGTGTTCATAAAGCTGATTGGCTTCAGTTCATATGTCCAGATTAAGGCCAGTGTTGCATATCTGTGCCAGTATCCACAAAGCCtttcagagtaggagtgttgataTAAGATCAATTTAGCCGTTTAGATAATAACGAATatgattatatggacaggtgGCGACCTGATCCTGGGGCAGCCGCCTCCACAACATAACAGTCACAGATACTTACTTGTGTTATAGCCACTATCATTGCTAACGAACCCTGAAATATTATACCATTCACATTGTTTCACCATGACTAGTGTCTACCCCAGGGTGTCCGTTTGGCTGTCAGTCCCTTCATGGTATGCTGCACTCAAATTCACGTAATCTACACTAATGCTTTCCAGAAGGACATACTCTTTTTTTCTGGCTAACACCTCTGAATACCGTCGCCAACAAATGATTGGGGAAAGAGCCTCAGTTTGATGAGGTGTGTAGGAAGCCCATGTGAATGAATGCATCTCAcgcctttccctccctcctctctgtccaggAGCTGAACCATAAGAACCGTCACTGGCACGAGGACTGCTTCCGCTGTGCCAAGTGCTACAAGCCCCTGGCTAACGAGCCCTTCGGCGCCAGGGACGACGGAAAGATCATGTGTGGCACGTGTGGCTCCCGCGAGGATGGCAACCGGTGCCAGGCCTGCTACAAGGTGGTCATGCCAGGTGGGCTTAACCATACCCATAATACACTTCTTTCTTAAAAGTGACCTAGCAGTGTGCAGATGGCCGCTGTTTACATTTATGTTGTTCTTGTGAAGCCCAGGGCAAATTCCGACACTatgtgcgttcgtaaattcagagcgttgtcagatggtccgtttgtaaattcagagctttTAGCTCTCAGTCTCGGAGCGTTCAGAACGCAcattggacgctctggccgaggagtacgGTTGATCCGactgttctgacctcacactcgCAGTCAAGTACCCAAGCCATCTTGCTAGCTACtttcagacacaaatgagagaacatctCACTGGCCACTTTACTCGCCCTAGCACAACTGGTTAGACTGTttatgttatctagagcgttagTGACTAACTGAGCTGCTGGCAACAAATGAATTACGTGTATTTTCCGAAGCTTACTGATACCagtcatattcaacaggtgttgcgCATTCGTAAATTAATCCGTTATTCGGCACTCTGGGACACTCAGACAAGAgtactctgaaatcggagtagatagacaGTGAATTTACGAACTCACCCACTGTGTGAAACAAGGGTCTGTTTTCTCATCTATTATATCTTTGACTGCCAGGCACGCAGAATGTGGAGTATAAGAACAAGGTGTGGCATGAGGAGTGCTTCACCTGCTTCGAGTGCAAGCAACCAATCCGCTCGCAGAGCTTCCTGAACAAGGGCGACGACATATTCTGCGGCCCGTGCCACGAGAAGAAATTTGCCAAGAAATGCTTCCACTGCAAGCAGGTGCATAAGACCTGCCCCTTCACACACCCACAAACAGAACAAAATCATTGTCATTCTGTCTGAATTTTGTTAAATTATTTCCTGCCATGTTAGTGTAATTACAGGCCTAATTATAGCATTCTTATACTCAAGTATACCAACAGAAGGTACAAGTTAAAAGAAAATGCTTTGTTATTCATACAGAATAAGTACATGGTCTTCCAATGCAACTAACATGGTTTTTCTCCCCCCAGCCCATCACCACAGGTGGTATAAGCTACCAGGACCAGCCCTGGCACTCCGAGTGCTTTGTGTGTCGTACATGCCGTAAGGGCCTGGCCGGAACCCGCTTTACCTCCCACGAGGAGCATGTCTACTGTGTGGACTGCTACAAGACCTCCGTGGCCAAGCAGTGCAACGGCTGCAAGAATCCCATCACAGGTCAGACACCCACACTTTACATTAACATTTATTCTATGGACACTTTTTATAATAAATGAAGGATTTCATTGTGTAGGATGGAATGTTTTTAGTGAGATTCAGTGGCATTAATAAGATGTTATGGCTGTAAACTAGTTATAATATATCTGGCCCATTACTATGCTGCACATACTATCTCCCATAATACAGGGTTTGGCCATGGGACCAACGTGGTGAACTACGAGGGTCACTCCTGGCACGAGAACTGCTTCAATTGCAAGAAATGCTCCCTCTCCCTGGCCAACAAGCGCTTTGTCATCAACGGAGAGGACATCTACTGCCCTGACTGTGCTAAGAAGCTGTGAGCATAGCCAGCAACGGGGCCAAATAAGTGCCCTGTCTCATTCATGTTGGGGGCAGAACATAAACGGGATAAGCCAACTAACTCAAATTAAGTGGCCAATCAAGGGTTTAAAAGAGAAAGCATGTATTAGGTTAATCACCTGAATGAAATCTAACAGCAGTTGAATATGAATCTTGTTCCACTGTTTTCTGTCATTGTTTAATACTAACACACCAAGTGGTTTGTTTTTTTTGGCCTACAATATGTAATACTAACAAGCTTGGGTCAAATTCAGAACTCTGCATAATCATTAGGGAATGCCCTTTTCAGCTCCTTACTGGAACAGTAATGGCTGTTACATGCTTCCTGTTGCTTCTTGAATCATATACTAGCTAAGTAATCAGTCATGGTGTCTCTCAAGTGATGTGTTTGAAGAGCTGTTGAGGGTTTTGTGTGTTGTGCTTCAATAATCAGTATGGACAAACTAGGTCTTCGTAGGTATCAAAGTGTTATGCTCAGAGTCTAATCATGTACTCAGCTTTTTGAAGTGAATGCACATTATTGATCAATAAAGGTAAGCTCCAAAATTGTGTTTATTTCCCTCTGCTCGACAAATGAAACCCCTCTTATTTTGCAAAACTTTATTTAACAGTTCATATCCTCTCAGTACATTTTAGATATATTTACAAATATAATTTGTGGACAGGGCTTGGGTTAGGGTCTGAAAAGCCTCCAGAAACCAATTCACATTCACTGTAGCCCTGGTCAGGTAGAATGATTGTCATGGCCAAGGTAAGGACATGTGACGCGTTTTATTAGTTAGATTTGCTATAATAAGGCACCATTCTATCCTACCGTCATTGCAACTGACTGTCATGAGATCGTTAAGAACAGTTAGCTCCGTATTCAAGCCCACAGATGCAGAaagggattacattttttttttttaagtgtccaAGTCCTGTTTATTAGTAATAGATCAGGACTGCCATGTATTGGCTCTTTGACTGGATGTGCCACTGCCATTACCTAAGCACATGTAGCGCTGACCACGGAACCACCATGGGTTTCATATTGAACACGTCTACAGCAATACCCTGCACTTTGAATAGATGAAGGTTTGTCAAGTCAAGGAGGGAAGTTCATAAAAAGCCTGGATgggaagagacaggagaggataGAGAAAATGTATTTCCTTCAAGAATACCAAACCCCCCTCAGGACTATACAGTGAAGTTAAGTCACCCCAATCTACAAATGTAATTCATTTCAGAAAGCTTTTCAAGCCTTTTAAAAAGTGGAAAACCTCCCAGTGCAAAGCGTATCATATTGTGATGAATAATAACTAAAAACAGTTTCTCCTGACAGAGAGATGCATGTTAAACGATTAAGGGCTTGTTTGTTTAGTCAAAGTTACATTCTTTAAGCCTATAAGTCAAAGCTAAGCTCATGGCCCTCTAACTCTAGACATACTGTTTAATATAAAGCCATTTCAGAGAAACCTTCTGGTTTATTAGCACAACAATCAGCCAACAGGCTTATGAGGCAAAAAATAAGGTCCCCAAACCTCTGTTTGGACGATTCAAGCATAGGGAATTAAAGCTTCTCGATacagctttaaaaaaaataaacaaacgaGACAAGCACAAGACTGACCAAATCACATTGTTCCCGTCTCCATCCTTCAGTGGTAGACTCAGTCACACTGCTGTTACAAAGAGGTGTGTGGCGCAGTGGTTAGAGTCCATGTTAACTTTTCTATTGCAACCTTCAAAAACACCATCCCTGCAACCTTTCACAGCATGTTAAAAAGCCCTGAAACATTCTCCCACTCCTCAGTTGGGAACAAAGGCAATTGTCTGAGGTGGTTGGGGGATGAAAAGCAAAACCTTTCAAAGCCTCACAAAAATGCTCTCAATCAACATACACACCCATGTTCCATCCCCTAGGGCTTGTAGAGTACTGGAGAAGAGGGTTTCCTATTAGCGCCCagggtaaccccccccccccaaacaaaccTAACTCAATTCCACACAAACCCTTAGCCCCTATCCCTTTGTACTTGAGGTGATCTGTAAGTACTTGATAGGTATAAGCAATATAATAGCGTGACCTTGTAGAATTGTTGCCAGATTGCTTACACCGATCCAATCTAGTGTCTAGAGGGTAGGGACTAGGGCTTGACTTGGAACAGTGCGTAGGGCAACAGCACTGACTACCCTGCCAAAGGGCACGAGTCAAACAGAACCCAAACTAAAATACAGTAACAGATAACGAGACTATTAACATCCATTCCCACACTACACCACCCACATCGGCCTAACACTGATTATATACACACACGGTACAATAACACTTAAATATGTAGAAATATATTTTCATATAAACAGACATCCAAATTATACACTATAAAAAATaactgaaatgtgttgtttttttgccGGGATGAAGTATAAAAGCATTAGCTAGTGTGTTTTGGAGATCATAGGGCCTTAGTAGAGAAGCAATGGAATTAGCATGGAACGAGCTACACAGACTGCGTACATCTACTGCCGGGTCAAAACTGCTCTGAgatgcctgacagaactgttgttTCAGCCCTATACTTTGGGGCGTTGTGAGAACTTCAAACCTTTCAAGTTCAGTTTCTGGACTAGTACTGTACACACAACCCCTTCAGAGAAAACTCTGATGCAATTCTAAAATGAAGCTGATGGACCTTGTCTGACTGCAATTAACCAACATACACAAGTTAATCCGTTATGGGCTATAGTCATTCATATGGTAAGAGTATAGATTCATGCAGTCATTGCTGGGGGTCAAGTTATACCTCAGCGCTCAGGATGCAATTAAATTAGAATTTGATACGAGTTAGCTAACAATTAAGTCTATATACATACATGTAAAACCGTAACGACATGTCAAAATATTAGGATAAACCTAAAGACCAGGAACTGAAAATTAACAGCAACAGTTAAACTTCCCTGAACAAATATTCACAAAATCACCAGCTTTTTGGGGAATTCCTATATCCTTCAGTTTGTAAAGACAAAGCAATAGTCAAGAGTCATTTCATAAAACAATCAGTTTGATTTGTAGACATAAGTGCCCCCTAGTGGCCCTAAGAAGAGTAGAAGTGAGGGAGGTGGGAGAAGGCAAGGGAGGTGGAGGGGCTCTGACCAGCCCTTCGGGGCACAGGGAGAGGGGTAAACCATAGAAGAATAGGGTCTAGAGAGTTGGGAAAAGCAGCCTGCCAAACAAATCCAGAATTCTCGGTCAGGGTAGGATGGGATTAGTTACATAGTGCTGCTCACGGCTTGGGCACACAGTAGGTCGTAACCGGTTTGTGTAAGTGCTCCCTCAGTCTCAGACTATTCACTGGAGACACCCCTTTAGGCAGACCCTGATAGACTACAGTACCCAGCCCACTCCCCACCAATCAAAATGTGTTTGATCACATCTCGGGGGGGGGAATCAAGTTTCCTAACATGAGAAGTAGTGAAGTCTTAACCATCATATAGCCGAGTGCACGTGCATCCTGGAATATTCTCAAACCAGAGTAACCCCCCAAAAATAGACATGAGATAACAGTAATTACATATCACAAAGAAGCCCAAATTTATAAATTACGTCACACCCCCTGCCCCAACAAAACATCAAGtgtgaacaaaacaaaaaagaaccAAGTGAAATGGTAAGTATGGGAGGCTAAAGATGAGACCTTAAAGCGAGCACATTGAAGGAAAATTGAGATTTTCCCTGAAGCATCGTTTCTTTGTTATGTTTTTTTTCTTGTGGTGGGGGGTGCAAAGCTTGCGTTCTGGATGTGTCCCCCATGCTCTTCCTCTGGCTGAGGTTGTCCAGACAAGAAGGCTGGGcggggtgtgtgtatgtgggtaagtgtgtgtgtgtgtgtatgtgtggagggGGGTCAGCTGGACAGGAACTCCAGGAGTGCAATATTAACAGGCATCTGAAGGGAGAGGTACAGCCTCACAtctctacagagagagaaagagggaacaaAAATGTGTAATGATTATAGAATATCCACAAAGCTATTTACTTTCCTACACAACACGTGCAGTACAGTTACAGTAAATCAACTATACAACCAGTTTAGTTGCCAAAGTACTTCTCTCACCTGACAGTGCTTCGATAGGCTGactggaggggtggagggtggcCACGGGGATCCCCTTGTCCTCGAAGGCCACCCTGGGCCCCTCGGGACCCCCGTCACAGTCGATGAGACCCTGGTTGCGGCCCTCTGCATCGATGAGGGGCCGGCCCTTGGAGTTGACACCCAGGTCAATGAGCTCCTCGAAGCTCCAGGGGCCAGGCTTACCGTTGAGCCCCGGGGCCAGCTTGTTAGAGTCCTCGTTCAGGAACTCTGAGCCTTCTACCAGGCGACCCTTAGGCACTGAactggaaggggagggagagagccagTCAGAGTATAAGGAAGGCGTCGAGTGAGTAAGTGAAAGAGACACTTAAAGCCAAAATAGTCCTACAGTGTCATTGTGCTTCAAGTatttgggagtgtgtgtgttagtgtcataCTTAACAGCCAGGGGCTCCTCAGCGCTGGTTCCGTTGTTGTTCTCCTTGTCGTCCGCCTCTGGCTTCCAGTTCACGCTGCCCAGCGGCTCCCTACGCTCTCCCATTGGCTCGCTGCGGGTCAGGCCACGCCCCTCCTCGTCCATGCAGTCCGTCTCCATGGCGACATCTCCGGTCTGGGCTGACTCGTCGTCTGCGGAGATGAAACAAGCAGATGACTCAATTTGCACACGTACACAGAGGGAGTGGTGTCTGTGCAAACAGACAGGCCATTCACAGTGTACACACACGGATGGTGGACAGTTACCCTTGGTTTCTTCTTCGTCACCCTCCTCGtctccctcctcatcctgcaTGTCTTTCTCATCATAATCTCTCTAAACAGGACACATTAACAGAGTACTGGTTAAAATATCCATCAACAAGTAGGTGCAAGGACTACTGGGTGTTCTTATCCAAGGCGACTGACTTAAGTATTGTAGAAATGCCTGTTGCCATGGAGAGATCAGAGCTTGAGAAATGTGAACTCACTTTTTCTAGGTCCCCTTTTCTGGTTCTCTTCATGATCTCCTCAATTCGCTGTAAGTTAGAGCGACAGGAAGGTTCATGTCAAGAACTAATGGAAAATTACACCCTGCAGACACTCAATGTAATACAAGTTAATGACACGATCGATTTGATTGGACTGCTTTAAAATTCAAGTGTCATGTAGGGGGTGTTTTCACTGAGTGcacatttttaattttttttacccccttttctccccaatttcgtggtatccaattgttagtaattactatcttgtctcatcgctacaactcccgtacgggctcgggagagacgaaggtcgaaagccatgcgtcctccgaaacacaaccacactgcttcttaacacagcgcccctccaacccggaagccagccgcaccaatgtgtcggaggaaacaccgtgcatccggctaccttggttagcgagcactgcgcccggcccgccacaggagtcgctggtgcgcgatgagacaaggatatccctaccggccaaaccctccctaacccggacgacgctaggccaattccGGACCtctcggtcgcggccggctgcgacagagcctgggcgcgaacccagagtctctggtggcgcagctagcgctgcgatgcagtgccctagaccactgcgccacccgggaggcctgagTGTGCATACttaatgtatataatgaacatgtTACTGAGACCATAGTGAATGGAATGCATACAGTGTGTATGATAAAGTGTGCAAGCTGAAATGGTGATTCTCCACCCACCTTCTTCCTCTCCATGCGTTCCTGTTGGTTCTGGGccatgaccctctctctctcaatgcggACCTTCTCTGCCTCAATTGCAGCCTGTGCCTCCGCCTCTTCACGCTGCGATTGGACAAACATGTTACCAATCACACAAGCAACCAATCAATTAGATCAACACAAGACTAAAAACATTTGTCCGTACCTCTTTCTGTAGCTCAGCCTGTCTCACGGCCTCCTCTACCTCCagtctttctctgtctgcctcCGCCATAAGagcgtcctcctcctctttcttcttcctctcctccgccagcctcttctcctcctccaggcATTTCAACCGAGCCTCCTCAGCCAAgcgtttctcctcctccttcctcagcCTGTAGATAACGAGATATGGTCG of Salvelinus alpinus chromosome 4, SLU_Salpinus.1, whole genome shotgun sequence contains these proteins:
- the LOC139574234 gene encoding four and a half LIM domains protein 1-like isoform X1 translates to MAYRLSGPRSYSTSTMTERFDCYYCRDNLHGKKYVMKDEKHVCTKCFDKLCANTCAECRRPIGADAKELNHKNRHWHEDCFRCAKCYKPLANEPFGARDDGKIMCGTCGSREDGNRCQACYKVVMPGTQNVEYKNKVWHEECFTCFECKQPIRSQSFLNKGDDIFCGPCHEKKFAKKCFHCKQPITTGGISYQDQPWHSECFVCRTCRKGLAGTRFTSHEEHVYCVDCYKTSVAKQCNGCKNPITGFGHGTNVVNYEGHSWHENCFNCKKCSLSLANKRFVINGEDIYCPDCAKKL
- the LOC139574234 gene encoding four and a half LIM domains protein 1-like isoform X2, whose amino-acid sequence is MTERFDCYYCRDNLHGKKYVMKDEKHVCTKCFDKLCANTCAECRRPIGADAKELNHKNRHWHEDCFRCAKCYKPLANEPFGARDDGKIMCGTCGSREDGNRCQACYKVVMPGTQNVEYKNKVWHEECFTCFECKQPIRSQSFLNKGDDIFCGPCHEKKFAKKCFHCKQPITTGGISYQDQPWHSECFVCRTCRKGLAGTRFTSHEEHVYCVDCYKTSVAKQCNGCKNPITGFGHGTNVVNYEGHSWHENCFNCKKCSLSLANKRFVINGEDIYCPDCAKKL